A genome region from Chloroflexia bacterium SDU3-3 includes the following:
- a CDS encoding LacI family transcriptional regulator, with product MEGHPHYTEAGCMAAKAHNKPNIRMVAARARLSPATVSLALRGSESISPATRERALAAARELNYSPASRGRAPNVARVAQLLYVTKDFGDRPVTANPFYGEILGAAEQEALRLGMRLTFCLLSPEDRVEEQLASLVASHTPDGVLLVGAYPAHVVQQVSETLSAPMVLVDNIIPGVSCDTVMADDFYGALLATRHLIDLGHRQIGVAVGEYSPSLAARQRGYRAACTDAGLAMLPPTITVWDRPHMQASLEALFAQPDRPTALFCVTDYIAVYVMGLLRDLGLRVPDDVSVVGFDNFPIARMAHPPLTTLANYPEAMGRIAVQRLISRIKGETLPGLNITVSTNLVIRDSVRKIEL from the coding sequence ATGGAGGGACATCCCCACTACACAGAAGCAGGTTGTATGGCCGCTAAAGCGCACAATAAACCAAATATCCGCATGGTCGCCGCGCGCGCCCGTCTCTCGCCAGCTACGGTCTCGCTGGCCCTGCGCGGCTCCGAGTCGATCTCGCCCGCCACGCGCGAGCGCGCCCTAGCGGCTGCCCGCGAGCTGAACTACTCGCCCGCCTCGCGCGGGCGCGCGCCCAATGTCGCGCGGGTGGCCCAGCTGCTCTACGTCACCAAAGATTTTGGCGACCGCCCGGTGACAGCCAACCCGTTCTATGGCGAGATCTTGGGCGCCGCCGAGCAAGAGGCGCTGCGCCTGGGCATGCGGCTCACGTTCTGCCTTCTCTCGCCCGAGGATCGGGTGGAAGAGCAGCTGGCCTCGCTGGTGGCCAGCCACACCCCCGATGGCGTGCTGCTGGTGGGGGCCTACCCCGCCCATGTGGTGCAGCAGGTGTCCGAAACGCTGTCCGCGCCCATGGTGCTGGTCGACAACATCATCCCGGGCGTCTCCTGCGACACCGTCATGGCCGACGACTTCTATGGCGCGCTGCTGGCCACCCGCCACCTGATCGACCTGGGCCATCGCCAGATCGGGGTGGCGGTGGGCGAGTACAGCCCCAGCCTCGCGGCCCGCCAGCGCGGCTACCGCGCCGCATGCACCGATGCTGGCCTTGCCATGCTGCCGCCCACCATCACTGTCTGGGATCGCCCGCACATGCAGGCCAGCCTTGAGGCCCTGTTTGCCCAGCCCGATCGGCCCACCGCGCTTTTCTGCGTCACCGACTATATCGCGGTGTATGTGATGGGGCTGCTGCGCGACCTAGGGCTGCGCGTTCCCGATGATGTATCGGTGGTCGGCTTCGACAACTTCCCAATCGCGCGCATGGCCCACCCGCCGCTCACCACCCTGGCCAACTATCCCGAGGCGATGGGCCGCATCGCGGTGCAGCGCCTGATCTCACGGATCAAGGGTGAGACCCTGCCCGGCCTGAACATAACGGTCTCGACCAACCTGGTTATCCGCGATTCAGTCCGCAAAATAGAGCTGTAG
- a CDS encoding ABC transporter substrate-binding protein: MTMRLLYLLSWTLMGLALTMCGRATSQIVDVIPTHAQQPRTHTSLISYTPPSPAHDRIISLGGEDMLADLLSVGIRPSAALIEHSTAELQDAQIDHANVQILRTGAGLDLQQIAALQPSLIIGTRSFVTPEIEQQLRGIAPLTLVSSEPARQYAETLDLFGLHEQAQDDLNTLHTSIAHASARWPAGKTVSVAHIRQGAAGALQLGEASAARDLLAELGFELRPAALPEANGLATLDGESLVVFYDGQQQYRPALAWLQQQPGWASLPAVRKGHVYLIDRCAYPGFQGQRQLIERLEQLLGG, encoded by the coding sequence ATGACCATGCGGCTACTCTACCTTCTTTCATGGACGCTGATGGGGCTGGCGCTGACGATGTGCGGGCGGGCCACATCGCAGATCGTGGATGTGATCCCCACCCACGCGCAGCAACCGCGCACGCATACAAGCCTTATCTCGTATACGCCCCCATCTCCCGCGCACGATCGGATCATCAGCCTGGGCGGTGAAGACATGCTAGCCGACCTGCTGAGCGTGGGCATCCGTCCCAGCGCAGCACTGATCGAGCACAGCACCGCCGAGCTACAGGATGCCCAGATCGACCACGCGAACGTGCAGATCCTCCGCACGGGGGCGGGCCTCGATCTGCAGCAGATCGCAGCGCTGCAGCCCAGCCTGATCATCGGTACGCGCTCGTTTGTCACGCCCGAGATCGAGCAGCAGCTGCGGGGTATTGCGCCGCTCACCCTGGTGAGCAGCGAGCCAGCGCGGCAATATGCCGAGACGCTTGACCTCTTCGGGCTGCACGAGCAGGCCCAGGATGATCTAAACACGCTGCACACCAGCATCGCGCACGCGAGCGCGCGGTGGCCTGCGGGCAAGACCGTATCGGTGGCCCATATCCGCCAGGGTGCCGCAGGCGCGCTACAGCTGGGCGAGGCCAGCGCGGCCAGGGATCTGCTCGCCGAGCTGGGGTTCGAGCTGCGGCCCGCCGCGCTGCCCGAGGCCAATGGGCTGGCGACGCTGGATGGCGAGAGCCTGGTGGTGTTCTACGATGGGCAGCAGCAGTATCGCCCGGCGCTGGCGTGGCTGCAGCAGCAGCCGGGCTGGGCCAGCCTGCCCGCCGTGCGCAAAGGGCATGTCTATCTGATCGATCGCTGCGCCTACCCAGGGTTCCAGGGACAGCGGCAGCTGATCGAGCGGCTGGAGCAGCTGCTCGGGGGCTAG
- a CDS encoding PAS domain S-box protein, translated as MPNMTFSQAGQMLDAALLGLLVLDDHGQIAYANDMLASTFGYSRDQLLGMPIEQLIPERHREHHPKLRDSYVQSDFNLGGHGRDLQGRRQDGTVFTVEVRLTSIMDQGVRSAAAIVIDTTQRKQIEHERDQLLFEEKAARSQAENIQRRQSFLAQASRAITSSLDYHKTLTAFIQATVPFLGDACMIDLLQEGQLSRIAATHTNPTKHHLIQNPWQGTPSTLSSQHPLLQELAAGRALFLPQLDEEHLHNTAFNGHHMRLIRQIGVTSLIVVPISIGSQLIGAMSLLISESERQFCEDDLQTARDLATLAAQALENARLFHEAQEAMRRKDEALALLESTVASAPFGFAFLDTSFRYQMINQWLADMGNRPIAEHIGHTPDEVIPKISARIAPLLQQVCETKQPIINREIITLPTDTQQQQRNLVLNYYPVLTKDQELLGIGFLMVDITQTKQAEQALARYQILAEHGKDIVLFLRPDGMIIEANRAATLAYGYDPATLATLAFRQLQSDEDLTDITTNQNMALIEGSHRRSDGSAFPVEITILHSTIDREPVIACVIRDISERKRAEEERQSREAQFRMLADNAHDIIYRYQYHEPIGFNYVSPSVTRILGYTPEEHYADPTLGERIIHPEDLPMVLQHRPQTHDSRPIVFRWVCKDGSIRWAEQYITPIYDAQGQLFAIEGIARDITERKQAEEERGQFAAMVNSSEDAIFSVDFDTIITSWNRGAEQITGYTAEEALGQTPLFLILPEQQDARRAFYKQLQQQQEVIHNETIWCRKDGRKLDVNITISPIRLRDHTVGLSFIARDITERKQAEQSIRRQASLNKLLQVIAAAANQARSLEMALQSAVDHICEILGWPLGHVYLATETGFFALTSSNIWYVSEPQEFAAFRSITELNKVALIDDLPGKVLLSGKVEWASDLGAVEDTLRTRLISASGIRSGFAFPVLVGAETVAVLEFFSKQPMEPDEQLTEVFEFVGAQLGRVAERIRAETAIRASEERYRLIADHTADLITLLDAQGRMIYASPSYHSMLGHHPPALLGQSIYALLHPDDAERASLAWSDQASGAGSQITVRMASAAGEWRFIAMRGMRTLQRDQRYLVCIGHDVSEQLRSEEALRSAEARYRTLVEQQPAIIYTIPIEPHSFSKYISPQIETILGFSADAWLRDPGLWDRQVHPDDRGLVHQIAHQGTPHSQTHTTEYRIFAHDGRLVWMQDIAKIVLDHHGQPLFVQGIAFDITDRKQAENALRRSEQLYRALAHNFPNGSVFLFDHDLNITIADGTDLGRFGLSSELLEGKNLKGSISQYLYDEIETLCEQTLTGELISREFEIGGYTYRAHMLPVRNEHGQIMAGMIMSQDITDYKEATKALAEERTLLARRVEERTADLSAANAELARASRLKDEFLANMSHELRTPLNAVLGLSEALREHAYGPLNEQQERSLQTIEDSGRHLLELINDILDLAKVGAGKMDIFLEPTNVEMICQASTRMIRQIAQKKHLTIKTSIEPQARQIMADPRRLKQILVNLISNAVKFTPAGGQIGLEVQADANQQAVHFTVWDTGIGIANDQLEHLFQPFVQLDSSLTRHYEGTGLGLALVYRMTELHGGSVSASSVQGEGSSFRISIPWQPVEQASDATAKPPQSAPGSVTFRRTLIIEDSQTSAEHIVRYLSEYQIESTITSLGAQACALALSFQPDLILLDLLLPDISGWEVLAQLKANPKTRDIPVVIISVVDDQRRASELGAVAHMTKPYTRATLRHVLQTISLGGQRGRFIHSPHEQPPTILLAEDNEANILTMVDYLENAGYHVVIARNGAEAIAQAREVRPGIILMDIQMPGMDGIEATKRLRADPQLAAIPIIAMTALAMPGDRERCLEAGASDYMSKPISLRQLTDTISALI; from the coding sequence ATGCCCAACATGACTTTCTCTCAAGCTGGTCAGATGCTCGATGCGGCATTGCTTGGCCTGCTCGTGCTTGATGACCACGGGCAGATTGCCTACGCCAACGACATGCTGGCCAGCACCTTCGGCTACAGCCGAGATCAGCTTCTCGGCATGCCGATCGAGCAGCTCATCCCCGAGCGCCACCGCGAGCACCACCCGAAATTGCGCGACAGCTATGTGCAGTCCGACTTTAACCTGGGCGGGCATGGGCGCGACCTCCAAGGGCGCAGGCAAGATGGCACGGTCTTCACCGTCGAGGTGCGCCTCACATCTATTATGGATCAAGGAGTGAGAAGCGCTGCGGCCATCGTTATCGACACCACCCAGCGCAAGCAGATCGAGCACGAGCGCGACCAGCTACTGTTTGAGGAGAAGGCCGCACGCAGCCAGGCCGAAAATATCCAGCGCCGTCAGAGCTTCCTGGCCCAAGCCAGCAGAGCCATCACATCCTCGCTCGACTACCACAAGACCCTGACCGCGTTTATACAGGCGACTGTCCCGTTCCTAGGCGACGCCTGTATGATCGACCTGCTTCAGGAAGGCCAGCTCAGCCGCATCGCGGCGACCCACACCAACCCCACAAAGCATCATCTCATCCAGAACCCCTGGCAAGGCACACCATCCACGCTGAGCAGCCAGCACCCGCTCCTCCAGGAGCTCGCGGCGGGCAGGGCGCTATTTCTGCCGCAGTTGGACGAGGAGCACCTGCACAACACCGCATTCAACGGGCACCACATGCGGCTCATCCGCCAGATCGGCGTCACATCGCTGATCGTAGTGCCGATCAGCATCGGCAGCCAGCTCATTGGGGCCATGTCGCTGCTGATCAGCGAATCCGAGCGGCAGTTCTGCGAGGACGACCTACAAACCGCCAGGGATCTGGCCACGCTGGCCGCGCAGGCGCTGGAAAATGCCCGCCTCTTTCACGAAGCGCAGGAGGCGATGCGGCGCAAAGATGAGGCTCTGGCGCTGCTGGAAAGCACCGTGGCGAGCGCACCCTTCGGCTTCGCATTCCTCGACACTAGCTTCCGCTACCAGATGATCAATCAGTGGCTGGCCGACATGGGCAACCGGCCAATCGCCGAACATATCGGGCATACCCCCGACGAGGTCATCCCAAAAATCAGCGCACGCATCGCCCCGCTGCTCCAGCAGGTGTGCGAGACCAAGCAGCCGATCATCAACCGCGAGATCATCACCCTACCCACCGATACACAGCAGCAGCAGCGCAACCTGGTGCTGAACTACTACCCCGTGCTGACCAAAGATCAGGAGCTGCTGGGGATCGGCTTCCTGATGGTGGATATCACCCAGACCAAGCAGGCCGAGCAGGCCCTGGCGCGCTACCAGATCCTGGCCGAGCACGGCAAAGATATCGTGCTGTTCCTGCGGCCCGACGGCATGATCATCGAGGCAAACCGCGCCGCCACCCTGGCCTATGGCTACGACCCCGCGACCCTCGCCACGCTCGCCTTTCGCCAGCTCCAGAGCGACGAGGATCTGACCGACATTACCACCAACCAAAACATGGCGCTGATCGAGGGCAGCCACCGCCGTAGCGATGGAAGCGCTTTCCCCGTCGAGATCACGATTCTGCACAGCACGATCGACCGCGAGCCGGTGATCGCATGTGTCATCCGCGACATCAGCGAGCGCAAGCGCGCCGAGGAAGAGCGGCAATCCCGCGAGGCCCAGTTCCGCATGCTGGCCGACAATGCCCACGACATCATCTACCGCTACCAATACCACGAGCCAATAGGGTTTAACTATGTCAGCCCCTCGGTCACGCGCATCCTGGGCTACACCCCCGAGGAGCACTACGCCGACCCCACACTCGGCGAGCGGATCATCCACCCCGAAGATCTGCCCATGGTGCTCCAGCATCGGCCCCAAACGCACGACAGCCGCCCGATCGTGTTCCGATGGGTCTGCAAGGATGGCAGCATCCGCTGGGCAGAGCAGTACATCACCCCGATCTACGATGCCCAGGGTCAGCTATTTGCCATTGAGGGGATTGCCCGCGACATCACCGAGCGCAAGCAGGCCGAGGAGGAGCGCGGCCAGTTCGCCGCCATGGTTAACTCATCAGAAGACGCGATTTTCAGCGTCGACTTCGATACCATCATCACCAGCTGGAATAGAGGTGCCGAGCAGATCACAGGCTACACCGCCGAGGAAGCGCTCGGGCAGACCCCGCTCTTTCTCATACTCCCAGAGCAGCAGGATGCGCGGCGCGCATTCTACAAGCAGCTCCAGCAGCAGCAGGAGGTGATCCATAACGAGACGATCTGGTGCCGCAAAGATGGCCGAAAGCTCGATGTGAATATCACCATATCACCGATCCGATTGCGCGATCACACGGTGGGGCTCTCGTTCATCGCCCGCGACATCACCGAGCGCAAGCAGGCCGAGCAGTCCATCCGGCGGCAGGCATCGCTGAACAAGCTGCTGCAGGTGATCGCCGCCGCCGCCAACCAGGCGCGCTCGCTCGAAATGGCGCTGCAGTCGGCGGTCGATCATATCTGCGAGATCCTCGGCTGGCCGCTTGGGCATGTCTACCTGGCCACCGAAACCGGCTTCTTCGCGCTCACATCCAGCAATATCTGGTATGTCTCCGAGCCGCAGGAGTTCGCCGCCTTCCGCAGCATCACCGAGCTAAACAAGGTGGCCCTGATCGATGATCTCCCAGGCAAGGTGCTGCTCAGCGGCAAGGTCGAGTGGGCCAGCGATCTGGGCGCGGTAGAGGACACCCTGCGCACCCGCCTGATCAGCGCCAGCGGCATCCGCTCCGGGTTCGCCTTCCCGGTGCTGGTCGGGGCCGAGACCGTGGCCGTGCTCGAGTTCTTTTCCAAACAGCCCATGGAGCCAGACGAGCAGCTGACCGAGGTGTTCGAGTTTGTGGGCGCGCAGCTTGGGCGCGTGGCCGAGCGCATCCGGGCCGAGACGGCCATCCGGGCCAGCGAGGAGCGCTACCGCCTGATTGCCGACCACACCGCCGACCTGATCACGCTGCTGGATGCCCAGGGCCGCATGATCTATGCCAGCCCATCGTACCACTCGATGCTGGGTCACCACCCGCCTGCCCTGCTCGGGCAATCGATCTACGCCCTGCTGCACCCCGACGATGCCGAGCGCGCGTCGCTGGCATGGTCGGACCAGGCTAGTGGCGCAGGAAGCCAGATCACGGTGCGCATGGCCAGCGCCGCCGGCGAGTGGCGGTTCATCGCCATGCGCGGCATGCGCACCCTCCAGCGCGACCAGCGCTACCTGGTGTGCATCGGCCACGATGTCAGCGAGCAGCTGCGCTCGGAGGAGGCGCTGCGTAGCGCCGAGGCGCGCTACCGCACGCTGGTCGAGCAGCAGCCCGCGATCATCTACACCATCCCGATCGAGCCACACAGCTTCAGCAAGTACATCAGCCCGCAGATCGAAACGATTCTGGGCTTCAGCGCCGACGCATGGCTGCGCGACCCAGGGCTTTGGGATCGGCAGGTGCACCCCGACGACCGCGGGCTGGTGCACCAGATCGCCCACCAGGGCACACCGCACAGCCAAACCCACACCACCGAGTACCGGATCTTCGCCCACGATGGGCGGCTGGTGTGGATGCAGGACATCGCCAAGATCGTGCTCGACCACCATGGGCAGCCGCTGTTTGTGCAGGGCATCGCATTCGACATCACCGACCGCAAGCAGGCCGAAAATGCGCTGCGGCGCAGCGAGCAGCTCTACCGCGCGCTGGCGCACAATTTCCCGAACGGCTCGGTCTTTCTCTTCGATCACGATCTCAACATCACAATCGCCGATGGCACCGACCTTGGGCGCTTCGGGCTATCGAGCGAGCTGCTAGAGGGAAAGAACCTGAAGGGCAGTATCTCGCAGTACCTCTACGATGAGATCGAAACCCTGTGTGAGCAAACGCTGACAGGCGAACTGATCAGCCGCGAGTTCGAGATAGGGGGGTACACCTACCGCGCCCACATGCTGCCGGTACGCAACGAGCACGGCCAGATCATGGCCGGCATGATCATGAGCCAGGACATCACCGACTACAAGGAGGCCACCAAGGCGCTGGCCGAAGAGCGCACCCTGCTGGCCCGCCGCGTCGAGGAGCGCACCGCCGACCTGAGCGCGGCCAACGCCGAGCTCGCCCGCGCATCGCGCCTGAAAGATGAGTTCTTGGCCAATATGAGCCACGAGCTGCGCACCCCGCTGAACGCAGTGCTAGGCCTTTCCGAGGCCCTGCGCGAGCATGCCTACGGGCCGCTCAACGAGCAGCAGGAGCGCTCGCTTCAGACCATCGAGGACAGTGGCCGACATCTGCTAGAGCTGATCAACGATATTCTGGATCTGGCCAAGGTCGGCGCGGGCAAGATGGATATCTTCCTTGAGCCAACCAATGTCGAGATGATCTGCCAAGCCAGCACCCGCATGATCCGCCAGATCGCCCAGAAGAAGCACCTGACGATCAAGACTAGCATTGAGCCACAGGCCAGGCAGATCATGGCCGATCCGCGACGGCTCAAGCAGATTCTGGTAAACCTGATCTCGAACGCGGTCAAGTTCACGCCCGCAGGCGGGCAGATCGGGCTAGAGGTGCAGGCCGATGCGAACCAGCAGGCTGTCCACTTCACGGTGTGGGACACCGGTATCGGCATCGCGAACGATCAGCTGGAGCACCTGTTCCAGCCCTTTGTCCAGCTCGATAGCAGCCTCACCCGCCACTACGAGGGCACCGGACTAGGCCTGGCGCTGGTCTACCGCATGACCGAGCTGCATGGCGGCAGCGTCTCGGCATCGAGCGTGCAGGGCGAGGGCAGCAGCTTCCGCATCTCTATCCCCTGGCAGCCTGTCGAGCAGGCCAGCGATGCCACCGCCAAGCCGCCGCAGAGCGCCCCGGGCAGCGTAACCTTCAGGCGAACGCTGATCATCGAGGATTCGCAGACATCGGCGGAGCATATTGTCCGCTATCTGAGCGAGTATCAGATCGAAAGCACGATCACGAGCCTGGGGGCGCAGGCCTGCGCGCTGGCCCTGTCGTTCCAGCCCGATCTGATCTTGCTCGATCTCCTGCTGCCCGATATCTCGGGGTGGGAGGTGCTGGCCCAGCTGAAGGCCAATCCCAAGACCAGAGACATCCCGGTGGTGATCATATCGGTGGTGGATGACCAGCGGCGGGCCAGCGAGCTGGGGGCGGTGGCGCACATGACCAAGCCCTACACCCGAGCGACACTGCGCCACGTGCTGCAGACGATCAGCCTTGGCGGGCAGAGGGGCAGATTTATCCACAGCCCGCACGAGCAGCCGCCTACCATCCTGCTGGCCGAGGACAACGAGGCCAACATCCTAACGATGGTAGACTACCTAGAAAATGCGGGCTACCACGTGGTGATCGCCCGCAACGGGGCCGAGGCGATCGCGCAGGCGCGCGAGGTGCGGCCCGGCATCATCCTCATGGACATCCAAATGCCCGGCATGGATGGCATCGAGGCCACCAAGCGCCTCCGCGCCGACCCGCAGCTGGCGGCCATACCAATCATAGCGATGACCGCGCTGGCAATGCCGGGCGACCGCGAGCGCTGCCTAGAGGCGGGGGCCAGCGATTATATGAGCAAGCCCATAAGCCTGCGCCAGCTGACCGACACGATCTCCGCGCTGATCTAG
- a CDS encoding response regulator encodes MNQTLTILIVDDEPAGRETLAALLHAERYQLEFADCGKHAIAQARDHQPDLILLDVMMPEMDGFEVCRYLRATPSLAEVPIILITALDDRDSRLEGIEAGADDFITKPFDRIELRARIRAILRLNRYRRLLHQRARFERVIELAPNGMLILSSEGMVNLANPAIYRLLGIADSTIIGQPFARFIASPYAAQFSYELQNVISTPATVARFESELICPSGEKIDIEIDIGHIDWENAPAAQVNLRDITERKRAEAMRQRQMEHLSALRLIDKAIASNLELAATLNIVIDQAITHLGVQAAAILLRRPHTQSFEYSTLRGFSRGALGASVLRIGEGFAGQVALARRALSLADMPPTIEPPINAGIADYRGIPLIVKGQVEGILEIFSRTPILADTSWWEFLETLASQVAVAIDHAALFESIQHANLELTMAYDSTLEGWARALELRDKETEGHAQRVTDMTLALARAMGLPTNDLVHIRRGALLHDIGKMGIPDSILLKAGPLSDDEWQIMRQHPVYAYNMLSPIAYLRPALDIPYYHHEKWDGTGYPRGLKGEAIPLAARIFAIADVWDALSFDRPYRSAWPEAQVREHIQAAAGSHFDPQVVEAFLRLHAIDTTEQRLSILIVDDEEHIATTAHRLLNDQFIVFSTTSPDEALDILAREPIAIILSDQRMPQMTGVQLLERARHLRPTTLGILSSAYFDNDALTEAINLGNVRGYIQKPWNAIELRRRVNEVAQIYRAMP; translated from the coding sequence ATGAATCAGACTCTCACCATCCTCATAGTCGATGACGAGCCAGCTGGCCGCGAGACACTCGCCGCACTTCTGCACGCCGAGCGCTACCAGCTTGAGTTCGCCGACTGCGGCAAGCACGCCATTGCCCAAGCCAGAGATCACCAGCCCGATCTCATCCTGCTCGATGTGATGATGCCCGAGATGGATGGCTTCGAGGTCTGCCGCTATCTTCGCGCCACGCCCTCGCTCGCCGAAGTGCCAATCATCCTGATCACCGCGCTGGATGACCGCGACTCGCGGCTTGAGGGCATCGAGGCCGGGGCCGACGACTTTATCACCAAGCCCTTCGACCGTATCGAGCTGCGCGCCCGCATCCGCGCCATCCTGCGGCTCAACCGCTACCGGCGGCTGCTGCACCAGCGCGCCCGCTTCGAGCGCGTGATCGAGCTGGCCCCCAACGGCATGCTCATCCTCTCCAGCGAGGGCATGGTAAACTTGGCCAACCCCGCGATCTACCGGCTGCTGGGCATCGCCGACAGCACGATCATCGGCCAGCCATTCGCACGCTTTATCGCCAGCCCCTACGCCGCACAGTTCAGCTACGAGCTACAAAACGTGATCAGCACGCCCGCGACTGTGGCCCGCTTCGAGAGCGAGCTGATCTGCCCCTCGGGGGAGAAGATCGACATCGAGATCGACATCGGCCATATCGACTGGGAAAACGCGCCCGCCGCCCAGGTCAACCTGCGCGACATCACCGAGCGCAAGCGCGCCGAGGCCATGCGCCAGCGCCAGATGGAGCACCTGAGTGCGCTCCGCCTGATCGACAAGGCGATCGCATCCAACCTTGAGCTGGCCGCAACGCTGAACATCGTGATCGATCAGGCGATCACACACCTAGGCGTCCAGGCAGCGGCCATCCTGCTGCGCAGGCCCCATACCCAGTCTTTTGAATATAGCACCCTGCGCGGCTTCAGCCGCGGGGCGCTCGGCGCATCCGTGCTGCGCATCGGCGAGGGCTTCGCCGGGCAAGTGGCGCTGGCACGGCGCGCGCTCAGCCTTGCCGACATGCCGCCCACCATCGAGCCGCCGATCAACGCGGGCATCGCCGACTACCGCGGCATCCCGCTCATTGTCAAAGGCCAGGTCGAAGGAATCCTCGAGATCTTCAGCCGCACGCCCATCCTGGCCGACACCTCGTGGTGGGAATTTCTTGAGACCCTGGCCAGCCAGGTGGCGGTCGCGATCGACCACGCCGCGCTCTTCGAGTCGATCCAGCACGCCAACCTCGAGCTGACCATGGCCTACGACTCGACGCTTGAGGGCTGGGCACGCGCCCTAGAGCTGCGCGACAAAGAGACCGAGGGCCACGCCCAGCGTGTGACCGACATGACCCTCGCGCTGGCGAGGGCCATGGGCCTGCCCACCAACGACCTGGTGCACATCCGGCGCGGCGCGCTGCTGCACGACATCGGCAAGATGGGCATCCCCGACAGCATCTTGCTCAAGGCTGGCCCGCTCAGCGACGACGAGTGGCAGATCATGCGGCAGCACCCAGTCTACGCCTACAACATGCTCTCGCCGATCGCCTATTTGCGCCCGGCGCTCGACATCCCCTACTACCACCACGAAAAATGGGATGGCACCGGCTACCCCCGCGGGCTGAAGGGCGAGGCCATACCGCTCGCCGCACGCATCTTCGCCATCGCCGATGTGTGGGATGCCCTCAGCTTCGACCGGCCCTACCGCAGCGCCTGGCCCGAGGCCCAGGTGCGCGAGCACATCCAGGCCGCCGCAGGCAGCCACTTCGACCCGCAGGTGGTCGAGGCCTTCCTGCGCCTGCACGCCATCGACACCACCGAGCAGCGCCTCTCCATCCTGATCGTCGACGATGAGGAGCATATCGCCACCACCGCGCACCGGCTGCTCAACGATCAGTTCATCGTCTTCTCGACCACCTCCCCCGACGAGGCGCTCGACATCCTCGCCCGCGAGCCAATCGCCATCATCCTCTCGGACCAGCGCATGCCGCAGATGACCGGCGTGCAGCTGCTTGAGCGCGCGCGGCACCTGCGCCCAACCACCTTGGGTATTCTCAGCTCGGCCTACTTCGACAACGACGCGCTCACCGAGGCCATCAACCTTGGCAATGTGCGCGGCTACATCCAGAAGCCATGGAATGCGATCGAGCTGCGCCGCCGTGTCAACGAGGTCGCCCAGATCTACCGCGCCATGCCATAG